A single genomic interval of Pan paniscus chromosome 18, NHGRI_mPanPan1-v2.0_pri, whole genome shotgun sequence harbors:
- the LOC100979112 gene encoding chymotrypsinogen B2 isoform X1, giving the protein MCQGGPELASVDWGRTGRPARRQVRPRWVWGLSPSSPHSPPGCGVPAIHPVLSGLSRIVNGEDAIPGSWPWQVSLQDKTGFHFCGGSLISEDWVVTAAHCGVRTSDVVVAGEFDQGSDEENIQVLKIAKVPRPHAAEGRAVGTGGDPSAASGTGAQWGRAGLVIPIPALGMDCSLTGTREGVCPRSLQVLPPPRASPRHSGPHPQVFKNPKFSILTVRNDITLLKLATPARFSQTVSAVCLPSADDDFPAGTLCATTGWGKTKYNANKTPDKLQQAALPLLSNAECKKSWGRRITDVMICAGASGVSSCKGDSGGPLVCQKDGAWTLVGIVSWGSRTCSTTTPAVYARVTKLIPWVQKILAAN; this is encoded by the exons ATGTGCCAGGGAGGTCCTGAGCTGGCCTCAGTGGACTGGGGTAGAACTGGGAGACCTGCACGCAGGCAGGTGAGGCCCAGGTGGGTTTGGGGCCTCAGCCCTTCTTCACCCCACTCCCCCCCAGGCTGCGGGGTCCCCGCCATCCACCCTGTGCTCAGCGGCCTGTCCAGGATCGTGAATGGGGAGGACGCCATCCCCGGCTCCTGGCCCTGGCAGGTGTCCCTGCAG GACAAAACCGGCTTCCACTTCTGCGGGGGCTCCCTCATCAGCGAGGACTGGGTGGTCACCGCTGCCCACTGCGGGGTCAG GACCTCCGACGTGGTCGTGGCTGGGGAGTTTGACCAGGGCTCTGACGAGGAGAACATCCAGGTCCTGAAGATCGCCAAGGTACCCAGGCCCCATGCAGCAGAGGGCAGGGCCGTGGGCACGGGGGGAGACCCCTCGGCTGCTTCAGGGACAGGCGCCCAGTGGGGCCGGGCTGGCCTCGTGATTCCCATTCCGGCCCTGGGGATGGACTGCTCCTTAACGGGCACCAGGGAAGGAGTCTGTCCTCGAAGCCTGCAGGTCCTGCCTCCTCCCAGGGCCTCACCCCGGCACTCTGGCCCCCACCCCCAGGTCTTCAAGAACCCCAAGTTCAGCATTCTGACTGTGCGCAATGACATCACCCTGCTGAAGCTGGCCACACCTGCCCGCTTCTCCCAGACAGTGTCCGCCGTGTGCCTGCCCAGTGCGGACGACGACTTCCCCGCGGGGACACTGTGTGCCACCACAGGCTGGGGCAAGACCAAGTACAATG CCAACAAGACCCCTGACAAGCTGCAGCAGGCAGCCCTGCCCCTCCTGTCCAATGCCGAATGCAAGAAgtcctggggcaggaggatcactgacgTGATGATCTGTGCCGGGGCCAGTGGCGTCTCCTCCTGCAAG GGTGACTCTGGAGGCCCCCTGGTCTGCCAGAAGGATGGAGCCTGGACCCTGGTGGGCATTGTGTCCTGGGGCAGCCGCACCTGCTCTACTACCACGCCCGCTGTGTACGCCCGTGTCACCAAGCTCATACCCTGGGTGCAGAAGATCCTGGCCGCCAACTGA
- the LOC100979112 gene encoding chymotrypsinogen B2 isoform X3 encodes MCQGGPELASVDWGRTGRPARRQVRPRWVWGLSPSSPHSPPGCGVPAIHPVLSGLSRIVNGEDAIPGSWPWQVSLQDKTGFHFCGGSLISEDWVVTAAHCGVRTSDVVVAGEFDQGSDEENIQVLKIAKVFKNPKFSILTVRNDITLLKLATPARFSQTVSAVCLPSADDDFPAGTLCATTGWGKTKYNANKTPDKLQQAALPLLSNAECKKSWGRRITDVMICAGASGVSSCKGDSGGPLVCQKDGAWTLVGIVSWGSRTCSTTTPAVYARVTKLIPWVQKILAAN; translated from the exons ATGTGCCAGGGAGGTCCTGAGCTGGCCTCAGTGGACTGGGGTAGAACTGGGAGACCTGCACGCAGGCAGGTGAGGCCCAGGTGGGTTTGGGGCCTCAGCCCTTCTTCACCCCACTCCCCCCCAGGCTGCGGGGTCCCCGCCATCCACCCTGTGCTCAGCGGCCTGTCCAGGATCGTGAATGGGGAGGACGCCATCCCCGGCTCCTGGCCCTGGCAGGTGTCCCTGCAG GACAAAACCGGCTTCCACTTCTGCGGGGGCTCCCTCATCAGCGAGGACTGGGTGGTCACCGCTGCCCACTGCGGGGTCAG GACCTCCGACGTGGTCGTGGCTGGGGAGTTTGACCAGGGCTCTGACGAGGAGAACATCCAGGTCCTGAAGATCGCCAAG GTCTTCAAGAACCCCAAGTTCAGCATTCTGACTGTGCGCAATGACATCACCCTGCTGAAGCTGGCCACACCTGCCCGCTTCTCCCAGACAGTGTCCGCCGTGTGCCTGCCCAGTGCGGACGACGACTTCCCCGCGGGGACACTGTGTGCCACCACAGGCTGGGGCAAGACCAAGTACAATG CCAACAAGACCCCTGACAAGCTGCAGCAGGCAGCCCTGCCCCTCCTGTCCAATGCCGAATGCAAGAAgtcctggggcaggaggatcactgacgTGATGATCTGTGCCGGGGCCAGTGGCGTCTCCTCCTGCAAG GGTGACTCTGGAGGCCCCCTGGTCTGCCAGAAGGATGGAGCCTGGACCCTGGTGGGCATTGTGTCCTGGGGCAGCCGCACCTGCTCTACTACCACGCCCGCTGTGTACGCCCGTGTCACCAAGCTCATACCCTGGGTGCAGAAGATCCTGGCCGCCAACTGA
- the LOC100979112 gene encoding chymotrypsinogen B isoform X2: MASLWLLSCFSLVGAAFGCGVPAIHPVLSGLSRIVNGEDAIPGSWPWQVSLQDKTGFHFCGGSLISEDWVVTAAHCGVRTSDVVVAGEFDQGSDEENIQVLKIAKVPRPHAAEGRAVGTGGDPSAASGTGAQWGRAGLVIPIPALGMDCSLTGTREGVCPRSLQVLPPPRASPRHSGPHPQVFKNPKFSILTVRNDITLLKLATPARFSQTVSAVCLPSADDDFPAGTLCATTGWGKTKYNANKTPDKLQQAALPLLSNAECKKSWGRRITDVMICAGASGVSSCKGDSGGPLVCQKDGAWTLVGIVSWGSRTCSTTTPAVYARVTKLIPWVQKILAAN; this comes from the exons ATGGCTTCCCTCTGGCTCCTCTCCTGCTTCTCCCTTGTGGGGGCCGCCTTTG GCTGCGGGGTCCCCGCCATCCACCCTGTGCTCAGCGGCCTGTCCAGGATCGTGAATGGGGAGGACGCCATCCCCGGCTCCTGGCCCTGGCAGGTGTCCCTGCAG GACAAAACCGGCTTCCACTTCTGCGGGGGCTCCCTCATCAGCGAGGACTGGGTGGTCACCGCTGCCCACTGCGGGGTCAG GACCTCCGACGTGGTCGTGGCTGGGGAGTTTGACCAGGGCTCTGACGAGGAGAACATCCAGGTCCTGAAGATCGCCAAGGTACCCAGGCCCCATGCAGCAGAGGGCAGGGCCGTGGGCACGGGGGGAGACCCCTCGGCTGCTTCAGGGACAGGCGCCCAGTGGGGCCGGGCTGGCCTCGTGATTCCCATTCCGGCCCTGGGGATGGACTGCTCCTTAACGGGCACCAGGGAAGGAGTCTGTCCTCGAAGCCTGCAGGTCCTGCCTCCTCCCAGGGCCTCACCCCGGCACTCTGGCCCCCACCCCCAGGTCTTCAAGAACCCCAAGTTCAGCATTCTGACTGTGCGCAATGACATCACCCTGCTGAAGCTGGCCACACCTGCCCGCTTCTCCCAGACAGTGTCCGCCGTGTGCCTGCCCAGTGCGGACGACGACTTCCCCGCGGGGACACTGTGTGCCACCACAGGCTGGGGCAAGACCAAGTACAATG CCAACAAGACCCCTGACAAGCTGCAGCAGGCAGCCCTGCCCCTCCTGTCCAATGCCGAATGCAAGAAgtcctggggcaggaggatcactgacgTGATGATCTGTGCCGGGGCCAGTGGCGTCTCCTCCTGCAAG GGTGACTCTGGAGGCCCCCTGGTCTGCCAGAAGGATGGAGCCTGGACCCTGGTGGGCATTGTGTCCTGGGGCAGCCGCACCTGCTCTACTACCACGCCCGCTGTGTACGCCCGTGTCACCAAGCTCATACCCTGGGTGCAGAAGATCCTGGCCGCCAACTGA
- the LOC100979112 gene encoding chymotrypsinogen B isoform X4 gives MASLWLLSCFSLVGAAFGCGVPAIHPVLSGLSRIVNGEDAIPGSWPWQVSLQDKTGFHFCGGSLISEDWVVTAAHCGVRTSDVVVAGEFDQGSDEENIQVLKIAKVFKNPKFSILTVRNDITLLKLATPARFSQTVSAVCLPSADDDFPAGTLCATTGWGKTKYNANKTPDKLQQAALPLLSNAECKKSWGRRITDVMICAGASGVSSCKGDSGGPLVCQKDGAWTLVGIVSWGSRTCSTTTPAVYARVTKLIPWVQKILAAN, from the exons ATGGCTTCCCTCTGGCTCCTCTCCTGCTTCTCCCTTGTGGGGGCCGCCTTTG GCTGCGGGGTCCCCGCCATCCACCCTGTGCTCAGCGGCCTGTCCAGGATCGTGAATGGGGAGGACGCCATCCCCGGCTCCTGGCCCTGGCAGGTGTCCCTGCAG GACAAAACCGGCTTCCACTTCTGCGGGGGCTCCCTCATCAGCGAGGACTGGGTGGTCACCGCTGCCCACTGCGGGGTCAG GACCTCCGACGTGGTCGTGGCTGGGGAGTTTGACCAGGGCTCTGACGAGGAGAACATCCAGGTCCTGAAGATCGCCAAG GTCTTCAAGAACCCCAAGTTCAGCATTCTGACTGTGCGCAATGACATCACCCTGCTGAAGCTGGCCACACCTGCCCGCTTCTCCCAGACAGTGTCCGCCGTGTGCCTGCCCAGTGCGGACGACGACTTCCCCGCGGGGACACTGTGTGCCACCACAGGCTGGGGCAAGACCAAGTACAATG CCAACAAGACCCCTGACAAGCTGCAGCAGGCAGCCCTGCCCCTCCTGTCCAATGCCGAATGCAAGAAgtcctggggcaggaggatcactgacgTGATGATCTGTGCCGGGGCCAGTGGCGTCTCCTCCTGCAAG GGTGACTCTGGAGGCCCCCTGGTCTGCCAGAAGGATGGAGCCTGGACCCTGGTGGGCATTGTGTCCTGGGGCAGCCGCACCTGCTCTACTACCACGCCCGCTGTGTACGCCCGTGTCACCAAGCTCATACCCTGGGTGCAGAAGATCCTGGCCGCCAACTGA